A single region of the Amia ocellicauda isolate fAmiCal2 chromosome 8, fAmiCal2.hap1, whole genome shotgun sequence genome encodes:
- the rorb gene encoding nuclear receptor ROR-beta isoform X2, translating into MCENQMKMKTDVVAQIEVIPCKICGDKSSGIHYGVITCEGCKGFFRRSQQNNASYSCPRQRNCLIDRTNRNRCQHCRLQKCLALGMSRDAVKFGRMSKKQRDSLYAEVQKHQQRLQEQRQQQNGEAEALARVYTSSISNGLSNLNNEIGGTYSNGHIIDLPKTEGANGFYSMDSTQPSPDQSGIDMTGIKQIKQEPIYDLTPVPNLFTYSSFTDGQLAPGVTMTELDRIAQNIIKSHLETCQYTVEELQQLAWQTHTYEEIKMYQNKTREVLWQQCAIQITHAIQYVVEFAKRITGFMELCQNDQILLLKSGCLEVVLVRMCRAFNPLNNTVLFEGKYGGMQMFKALGSEDLVSAAFDFAKSLCSLQLTEEEIALFSAAVLISTDRPWLMEPRKVQKLQEKIYFALQHVMQKNHLDEDSLAKLIARIPTLSALCTLHTEELQAFKQLHPETVNMLFPPLYKELFNPDSATGPK; encoded by the exons ATGTGTGAGAAtcagatgaaaatgaaaacagatgtTGTCG CACAAATTGAAGTTATACCATGCAAAATCTGTGGAGATAAATCATCAGGAATTCATTATGGGGTCATCACATGTGAAGGCTGTAAG GGATTCTTTCGAAGGAGCCAACAGAACAACGCCTCCTATTCCTGCCCTCGACAGAGAAACTGCCTAATTGACAGAACAAACCGAAATCGATGCCAGCACTGCCGACTACAGAAGTGTCTTGCCCTTGGAATGTCTCGAGATG CGGTGAAGTTTGGGAGGATGTCCAAGAAGCAGCGAGACAGCCTGTACGCTGAAGTGCAGAAGCACCAGCAGAGGCTACAGGAACAGCGGCAGCAGCAGAACGGAGAAGCAGAGGCGCTGGCCCGTGTCTACACCAGCAGCATCAGCAACGGCCTCAGCAACCTCAACAACGAGATCGGGGGAACGTACTCCAACGGACACATAATCGACCTGCCAAAAACGGAAGGGGCTAATGGGTTCTACAGCATGGACTCCACTCAGCCTTCTCCCGATCAGTCAGGGATAGACATGACCGGGATCAAGCAAATCAAGCAGGAGCCTATTTATGACCTGACGCCTGTACCGAACTTGTTTACATACAGCTCTTTTACAGATGGGCAGCTAGCTCCCGGGGTGACAATGACTGAGTTAG ATCGAATTGCACAGAATATTATAAAGTCCCATCTGGAGACATGTCAATACACTGTGGAGGAGTTGCAGCAATTGGCATGGCAGACCCACACAtatgaagaaattaaaatgtatcagaATAAG ACGCGTGAAGTCTTGTGGCAGCAGTGTGCAATCCAGATCACACATGCCATACAATATGTGGTTGAATTTGCCAAGCGGATAACTGGGTTTATGGAGTTGTGTCAGAATGACCAAATTCTTCTCCTTAAATCAG gTTGTCTTGAAGTTGTATTGGTGAGAATGTGCCGTGCCTTCAACccactgaacaacactgtgcTTTTTGAGGGAAAATATGGAGGGATGCAGATGTTCAAAGCCCTAG GGTCTGAGGATCTAGTAAGTGCAGCCTTTGACTTTGCCAAAAGTCTGTGCTCCCTTCAGCTCACAGAGGAAGAGATTGCTTTATTTTCAGCAGCAGTCCTGATATCAACTG ACCGTCCATGGCTGATGGAACCCAGGAAAGTGCAGAAGCTACAGGAGAAAATTTACTTTGCACTACAACATGTGATGCAGAAGAACCACTTGGATGAAGACTCCCTGGCAAAA CTGATTGCCAGAATC
- the rorb gene encoding nuclear receptor ROR-beta isoform X1 has translation MCENQMKMKTDVVAQIEVIPCKICGDKSSGIHYGVITCEGCKGFFRRSQQNNASYSCPRQRNCLIDRTNRNRCQHCRLQKCLALGMSRDAVKFGRMSKKQRDSLYAEVQKHQQRLQEQRQQQNGEAEALARVYTSSISNGLSNLNNEIGGTYSNGHIIDLPKTEGANGFYSMDSTQPSPDQSGIDMTGIKQIKQEPIYDLTPVPNLFTYSSFTDGQLAPGVTMTELDRIAQNIIKSHLETCQYTVEELQQLAWQTHTYEEIKMYQNKTREVLWQQCAIQITHAIQYVVEFAKRITGFMELCQNDQILLLKSGCLEVVLVRMCRAFNPLNNTVLFEGKYGGMQMFKALGSEDLVSAAFDFAKSLCSLQLTEEEIALFSAAVLISTVDRPWLMEPRKVQKLQEKIYFALQHVMQKNHLDEDSLAKLIARIPTLSALCTLHTEELQAFKQLHPETVNMLFPPLYKELFNPDSATGPK, from the exons ATGTGTGAGAAtcagatgaaaatgaaaacagatgtTGTCG CACAAATTGAAGTTATACCATGCAAAATCTGTGGAGATAAATCATCAGGAATTCATTATGGGGTCATCACATGTGAAGGCTGTAAG GGATTCTTTCGAAGGAGCCAACAGAACAACGCCTCCTATTCCTGCCCTCGACAGAGAAACTGCCTAATTGACAGAACAAACCGAAATCGATGCCAGCACTGCCGACTACAGAAGTGTCTTGCCCTTGGAATGTCTCGAGATG CGGTGAAGTTTGGGAGGATGTCCAAGAAGCAGCGAGACAGCCTGTACGCTGAAGTGCAGAAGCACCAGCAGAGGCTACAGGAACAGCGGCAGCAGCAGAACGGAGAAGCAGAGGCGCTGGCCCGTGTCTACACCAGCAGCATCAGCAACGGCCTCAGCAACCTCAACAACGAGATCGGGGGAACGTACTCCAACGGACACATAATCGACCTGCCAAAAACGGAAGGGGCTAATGGGTTCTACAGCATGGACTCCACTCAGCCTTCTCCCGATCAGTCAGGGATAGACATGACCGGGATCAAGCAAATCAAGCAGGAGCCTATTTATGACCTGACGCCTGTACCGAACTTGTTTACATACAGCTCTTTTACAGATGGGCAGCTAGCTCCCGGGGTGACAATGACTGAGTTAG ATCGAATTGCACAGAATATTATAAAGTCCCATCTGGAGACATGTCAATACACTGTGGAGGAGTTGCAGCAATTGGCATGGCAGACCCACACAtatgaagaaattaaaatgtatcagaATAAG ACGCGTGAAGTCTTGTGGCAGCAGTGTGCAATCCAGATCACACATGCCATACAATATGTGGTTGAATTTGCCAAGCGGATAACTGGGTTTATGGAGTTGTGTCAGAATGACCAAATTCTTCTCCTTAAATCAG gTTGTCTTGAAGTTGTATTGGTGAGAATGTGCCGTGCCTTCAACccactgaacaacactgtgcTTTTTGAGGGAAAATATGGAGGGATGCAGATGTTCAAAGCCCTAG GGTCTGAGGATCTAGTAAGTGCAGCCTTTGACTTTGCCAAAAGTCTGTGCTCCCTTCAGCTCACAGAGGAAGAGATTGCTTTATTTTCAGCAGCAGTCCTGATATCAACTG TAGACCGTCCATGGCTGATGGAACCCAGGAAAGTGCAGAAGCTACAGGAGAAAATTTACTTTGCACTACAACATGTGATGCAGAAGAACCACTTGGATGAAGACTCCCTGGCAAAA CTGATTGCCAGAATC